The proteins below are encoded in one region of Amycolatopsis acidiphila:
- a CDS encoding CPBP family intramembrane glutamic endopeptidase translates to MTSLARDWLRPERPDLPELVGDEAERRRIKIEILIVFGITLGLSGARSLLSLLDSLLQPTPLSQQHVALNAPQAALNLIDLLAQLLSVVQLVGWGALGAYLLVRAGVRLRSVGLGWRGRDVLWGAGLAALIGIPGLALYFIGWKLGFNLAVSPSTLSDTWWRPVVLTLSAFGNAFAEEVLVVGYLLTRLRQLAFRENTGLFAAAVLRGSYHLYQGFGGFVGNLIMGLVFGRVWQRTNRLWPLVVAHTILDVVSFVGYALLKGHLSWLP, encoded by the coding sequence GTGACGTCCCTCGCCCGCGACTGGTTGCGCCCCGAGCGTCCGGACCTGCCCGAACTGGTCGGCGACGAGGCCGAGCGGCGCCGGATCAAGATCGAGATCCTGATCGTCTTCGGCATCACCCTCGGGCTCTCGGGCGCGCGCAGCCTGCTCTCGCTGCTGGACTCGCTGCTCCAGCCCACCCCGCTGAGCCAGCAGCACGTCGCGCTCAACGCGCCACAGGCCGCACTGAACCTGATCGACCTGCTCGCCCAGCTGCTGAGCGTCGTCCAGCTCGTCGGCTGGGGCGCGCTGGGCGCGTACCTACTCGTGCGCGCCGGTGTCCGGCTGCGGTCGGTGGGACTGGGCTGGCGCGGCCGCGACGTGCTGTGGGGCGCCGGGCTCGCCGCGCTGATCGGCATCCCCGGCCTCGCGCTGTACTTCATCGGCTGGAAGCTCGGCTTCAACCTCGCCGTCTCGCCCTCGACCCTGAGCGACACGTGGTGGCGGCCGGTCGTGCTCACGCTCTCGGCGTTCGGCAACGCGTTCGCCGAGGAGGTGCTCGTCGTCGGGTACCTGCTGACCCGGCTGCGGCAGCTGGCCTTCCGGGAGAACACCGGCCTGTTCGCGGCGGCCGTGCTGCGCGGGTCCTACCACCTCTACCAGGGCTTCGGCGGGTTCGTCGGCAACCTGATCATGGGACTGGTGTTCGGCCGGGTGTGGCAGCGGACGAACCGGTTGTGGCCGCTCGTGGTCGCGCACACGATCCTCGACGTCGTCTCGTTCGTCGGCTACGCGTTGCTCAAAGGGCACCTGTCCTGGCTGCCGTAA
- a CDS encoding PPOX class F420-dependent oxidoreductase, with amino-acid sequence MAPKIATADRVDREELLEFLRPRHRAILMTTRADGTPQLSPVTAGIDTEGRFVVSTYPKRAKATNARRSPAVSACVLSDEWNGAWVQLDGQAEVLDMPDAVEPLVEYFRCISGEHPDWDEYREAMRKQNKSLIRVTIERWGPIATGGFPPELAD; translated from the coding sequence ATGGCACCGAAAATAGCGACGGCGGACCGTGTTGACCGTGAAGAGCTGCTCGAGTTCCTGCGGCCCCGGCACCGCGCCATCCTGATGACCACCCGTGCCGACGGCACCCCGCAGCTCTCGCCGGTCACCGCCGGCATCGACACCGAGGGCCGGTTCGTCGTCTCCACCTATCCCAAGCGCGCCAAGGCGACCAACGCCCGGCGCAGTCCCGCGGTGTCCGCCTGCGTGCTCTCCGACGAGTGGAACGGCGCGTGGGTCCAGCTCGACGGGCAGGCCGAGGTGCTCGACATGCCGGACGCGGTGGAACCGCTGGTCGAGTACTTCCGCTGCATCTCCGGCGAGCACCCGGACTGGGACGAGTACCGCGAGGCCATGCGCAAGCAGAACAAGAGCCTGATCCGGGTCACCATCGAGCGCTGGGGCCCGATCGCGACGGGTGGTTTCCCGCCGGAGCTGGCCGACTAG
- a CDS encoding DUF2470 domain-containing protein, which produces MTQTSTRRPPAPAPAERAKTIATRDCPGSLVPTGPSSRERVVPELHHVHASGSVSVLLRDEHPLLARAADAEVAVMFELADHAPVDLREPVRGLLWITGWLRPLGAAAARARALAIAEARPDPRLLDLGHGASLLRLTPASLVLADAEGTHSLRPHMFSAATADPFATYETSWLRHLEHEHADVVAELARHVPEELRGGRIRPLGLDRFGLRLRVETETEDHDVRLAFSRPLSNTAELAGELRRLVGCPFLARYS; this is translated from the coding sequence GTGACCCAGACTTCCACCCGCCGTCCGCCCGCACCCGCGCCGGCCGAGCGAGCCAAGACGATCGCGACCCGCGACTGCCCCGGCTCCCTCGTGCCGACCGGTCCCAGCAGCCGCGAGCGCGTCGTCCCCGAGCTGCACCACGTGCACGCGAGCGGCAGCGTGAGCGTCCTGCTGCGCGACGAGCACCCACTGCTCGCCAGGGCCGCGGACGCCGAGGTCGCCGTGATGTTCGAGCTGGCCGACCACGCACCGGTCGACCTGCGCGAACCCGTGCGCGGGCTGCTGTGGATCACCGGCTGGCTCCGCCCGCTCGGCGCGGCCGCCGCGCGGGCCAGGGCGCTCGCGATCGCCGAGGCGCGGCCCGACCCGCGGTTGCTCGACCTCGGTCACGGGGCGAGCCTCCTGCGCCTCACCCCCGCCTCGCTCGTGCTCGCCGACGCCGAGGGCACGCACTCGCTGCGCCCGCACATGTTCAGCGCCGCGACGGCCGACCCGTTCGCCACGTACGAGACGAGCTGGCTCCGCCACCTCGAGCACGAGCACGCCGACGTGGTCGCCGAACTGGCCCGCCACGTGCCCGAGGAGCTGCGCGGCGGGCGCATCCGGCCGCTCGGCCTCGACCGGTTCGGCCTGCGGTTGCGGGTCGAGACCGAGACCGAGGACCACGACGTCCGGCTGGCGTTCTCCCGGCCGCTGTCGAACACCGCCGAGCTGGCGGGCGAACTGCGGCGGCTCGTCGGCTGCCCGTTCCTGGCCCGATACAGCTAG